A genomic region of Planococcus kocurii contains the following coding sequences:
- the hflK gene encoding FtsH protease activity modulator HflK: MTTKKLLAVIGLSITGILLLIAIFTSWYTVDESEQAIIITFGVANETNTEAGLHFKMPWPIQKAEILSKETYSLKFGYNQNDEGEIVAFDKETKMITGDENIVLTDLIVQWKITDPKKYLFNAEAPQDILHDATSASIRSIIGNSLIDDALTSGKAEIESDTRDLLASLIEKYDIGITVLAVKLQDVELPNEEVRAAFTNVTDARETMNTKINEAKKYENQKRNEALGEKAAINSRAEGQKVTRIQQATGDVALFDKLYKEYENNPEVTKQRIIMETLETVLPNAKLYIMNDEGGTMKYLPLEGLQTTIPPVAETEEGSGD, translated from the coding sequence ATGACAACTAAAAAACTACTAGCGGTGATTGGTTTATCAATTACGGGAATTCTTCTGCTGATTGCGATTTTTACTTCTTGGTACACGGTAGATGAATCCGAACAAGCAATCATTATTACATTCGGTGTAGCCAATGAAACGAATACTGAAGCTGGCTTACATTTTAAAATGCCATGGCCAATTCAAAAAGCAGAAATTCTTTCAAAAGAAACTTACAGCTTGAAATTCGGCTACAACCAAAACGACGAAGGTGAAATTGTGGCATTCGACAAAGAAACTAAGATGATTACAGGAGATGAAAACATCGTTCTTACGGACTTAATTGTTCAGTGGAAAATCACGGATCCTAAGAAATATCTATTTAATGCAGAAGCTCCTCAAGATATTTTGCATGATGCAACATCTGCATCTATCCGTTCAATTATCGGCAACTCGCTGATTGATGACGCACTAACATCCGGAAAAGCGGAAATTGAATCGGACACACGCGATCTGCTTGCTTCTTTAATTGAGAAGTACGATATCGGCATAACTGTGTTAGCTGTCAAACTCCAAGATGTAGAACTACCGAACGAAGAAGTGCGCGCGGCATTTACGAATGTAACAGATGCTAGAGAAACGATGAACACGAAAATCAACGAAGCCAAAAAATACGAAAACCAAAAACGTAACGAAGCCTTAGGAGAAAAAGCTGCGATTAATTCACGTGCAGAAGGTCAAAAAGTAACGCGTATTCAACAAGCAACAGGAGACGTTGCATTATTTGATAAATTGTATAAAGAATACGAAAACAATCCAGAAGTTACAAAGCAACGGATTATTATGGAAACCTTAGAAACAGTCTTGCCAAACGCCAAATTGTATATTATGAACGATGAAGGTGGAACGATGAAATACTTGCCACTTGAAGGATTGCAGACAACTATCCCACCGGTTGCGGAAACTGAAGAAGGGAGTGGCGACTAA
- a CDS encoding carboxylate--amine ligase, whose product METKHPFLPIIIGTDMNAYNMAISFHEAYGIKPILVGKEHLSFTSLSSITETIEIRSGLADDSQFANILIEVARKYRAPGKTLLLIGTNDLYVRLIIENAKILREHYVFNYINEDLMNQLQVKANFYELCKVHGIDTPTTFFYSCNSNKPFEEEMMFPVIIKPSNGIEYSRNKFEGQQKVYKVESPKEMHNVIQQIKTGGYRDELIIQDYIPGDDTFMWDSVIYANSKGKTQLVTFAQVVLQEHTVTAIGNYTALITRFDKDVMVKLQNFLEAVGYNGFANFDLKYDSRDNTFKVFEVNIRQGRSSYYVTALGHNMAEYFVDDLIYHTEKPITYLNEDFLFTVVPKAVLRNFVANKAVLKDIKRLIKKGQYGNPLFYKQDKHLKRKIYLLARQVNYYKKYKNNQW is encoded by the coding sequence ATGGAAACTAAACACCCATTTTTACCGATTATTATCGGTACAGACATGAACGCTTATAATATGGCTATCTCATTTCACGAGGCATATGGCATTAAGCCCATTTTAGTCGGTAAAGAACATTTATCGTTTACTTCACTAAGTTCGATTACGGAAACGATTGAAATACGTTCAGGTTTAGCGGATGATTCTCAGTTTGCTAACATTCTGATCGAAGTTGCACGTAAGTATAGAGCACCTGGTAAAACACTTTTGCTCATTGGTACTAACGATCTTTATGTGCGCTTGATTATTGAAAATGCTAAAATTTTGCGAGAGCATTATGTTTTCAATTACATCAACGAAGATTTGATGAACCAACTGCAAGTGAAAGCTAATTTCTATGAGCTTTGCAAAGTGCATGGTATTGACACACCGACAACGTTCTTTTATAGCTGCAATTCGAACAAGCCGTTTGAAGAAGAAATGATGTTCCCAGTTATTATTAAACCAAGCAACGGCATCGAATACAGCAGAAACAAGTTTGAAGGCCAGCAGAAAGTGTATAAAGTTGAAAGCCCAAAAGAAATGCACAACGTCATCCAGCAAATTAAAACTGGTGGTTACCGCGACGAATTGATCATCCAGGACTATATTCCAGGAGACGATACATTTATGTGGGATTCGGTTATTTACGCTAATTCGAAAGGCAAAACACAACTCGTTACTTTTGCGCAAGTAGTGTTACAAGAACATACTGTTACGGCAATTGGAAACTACACCGCATTGATCACACGCTTTGATAAAGACGTGATGGTCAAACTGCAAAATTTTCTTGAAGCAGTCGGCTATAACGGGTTTGCAAATTTCGATTTAAAATACGATTCGCGCGATAATACATTTAAAGTATTTGAGGTGAACATTCGTCAAGGACGTTCTAGCTATTACGTCACAGCACTTGGGCATAATATGGCTGAGTATTTTGTGGATGATTTGATCTATCATACTGAAAAGCCTATAACGTATTTAAATGAAGATTTCCTGTTCACAGTCGTACCAAAAGCAGTCTTGCGCAATTTTGTCGCGAATAAAGCAGTGCTAAAAGACATTAAGCGCTTGATTAAAAAAGGCCAATACGGTAATCCGTTATTTTACAAACAAGATAAGCATCTAAAACGAAAAATTTATTTATTGGCACGCCAAGTGAATTACTATAAAAAGTATAAAAACAATCAATGGTAA